Proteins encoded by one window of Salvia splendens isolate huo1 chromosome 7, SspV2, whole genome shotgun sequence:
- the LOC121811055 gene encoding uncharacterized protein LOC121811055 encodes MASKIKMISLLSLFFFFSLPNSASPTDPPAPKPTVYEILPKFSLPSGLLPASVVNYTLSDDGQFEVYLENTCYIQFDYLVYYEEKITGKLSLGSITNLKGIQVQRLYFFWFDVDEIKVDLPPSGSIYFTVGVINKELDVDQFLNVRSCKDKAVTSVVEITASVDDIPMLMTE; translated from the exons ATGGCGTCCAAGATCAAGATGatctctctcctctccctcttcttcttcttctctctcccaAATTCAGCCTCCCCCACCGATCCACCAGCTCCGAAGCCGACGGTCTACGAAATTCTGCCCAAATTCAGCCTCCCCAGCGGTCTCCTGCCTGCCTCCGTCGTCAACTACACTCTCTCCGACGACGGCCAATTCGAGGTCTATTTGGAGAATACGTGCTACATACAGTTCGATTACCTCGTCTATTACGAAGAGAAGATCACCGGCAAGCTCAGCCTCGGTTCGATCACCAATTTGAAGGGAATCCAGGTGCAACGGCTCTACTTCTTCTGGTTCGATGTTGACGAGATCAAGGTCGACCTGCCGCCTTCCGGCAGCATCTACTTCACCGTAGGGGTCATCAACAAGGAGCTCGACGTTGATCAGTTTCTGAATGTGCGCTCTTGCAAGGATAAAGCCGTGACTTCGGTTGTTGAG ATTACAGCTTCAGTTGATGACATCCCGATGCTTATGACCGAGTAG
- the LOC121811577 gene encoding non-specific lipid transfer protein GPI-anchored 14-like, whose amino-acid sequence MEVKKNSVLLKVVLVLLVSVIARCDVDKDKEKCANDLVGLATCLPYVSGEAKSPPIDCCTGLKQVLQKSPQCICLLVKDRNDPSLGFKINATLALSLPSQCHAEKANVTDCTALLHLAPNSPDAKVFEDFANSGKKTNATAPSAADSSSGKTAAATTTTTKEVNGDGGKKQSYWLGVLFTMMVAYNLSKL is encoded by the exons atggaGGTGAAGAAGAATAGTGTGTTGTTGAAGGTGGTGTTGGTGTTGTTGGTGAGTGTTATTGCAAGATGTGATGTGGACAAGGACAAGGAGAAGTGTGCAAATGATCTTGTTGGATTGGCAACATGTCTCCCCTATGTGAGTGGTGAGGCAAAGTCACCACCAATAGATTGTTGCACTGGTCTCAAACAAGTCTTGCAAAAGAGCCCCCAATGCATTTGTTTGTTGGTCAAGGATAGAAATGATCCTAGCCTTGGCTTCAAGATCAATGCCACCCTTGCCCTCTCCCTCCCCTCTCAGTGCCACGCCGAAAAAGCCAACGTCACCGACTGCACCG CTTTGTTACATCTTGCGCCAAATTCGCCTGATGCTAAGGTTTTTGAGGATTTTGCAAATAGTGGCAAGAAAACTAATGCTACTGCACCTTCTGCTGCTG ATTCATCGAGCGGGAAaacagcagcagcaacaacaacaacgaCAAAAGAAGTCAACGGTGACGGAGGAAAGAAACAGAGTTATTGGCTAGGAGTTTTATTCACAATGATGGTGGCTTACAATTTATCCAAGCTTTGA